From Triticum urartu cultivar G1812 chromosome 2, Tu2.1, whole genome shotgun sequence, a single genomic window includes:
- the LOC125536548 gene encoding probable serine/threonine-protein kinase WNK5, which produces MPPNPTPQRRAQQQQHHHRPVTAGGGRSQDAAMSASACDEEAFQEVDPTGRFGRYAAVLGLGSVKKVYRGFDQEEGIEVAWNRVRLRALAERDPSMVDRLHAEVRLLRSLHHDHIIGFHKVWLDRDAGVLNFITEVCNSGSLREYRDRHKHVSLKALKKWARQILEGLDHLHTHDPCIIHRDLNCSNVFINGNTGQVKIGDLGLAAIVDKDHTAHTILGTPEFMAPELYSETYTESVDIYSYGMCVLEMVTREMPYGECESVVQIYHSVTNGVPPAALRRLRDPEMRAFIQRCIGKPRNRPSAADLLRDPFFHGIDDDTTGTLS; this is translated from the exons ATGCCCCCGAACCCGACGCCGCAGCGCCGcgcgcagcagcagcagcaccacCACCGCCCCGTCACCGCCGGCGGCGGCAGGAGCCAGGACGCGGCCATGTCGGCTTCGGCGTGCGACGAGGAGGCGTTCCAGGAGGTGGACCCGACGGGGCGGTTCGGGCGGTACGCGGCCGTGCTGGGGCTGGGCTCCGTGAAGAAGGTGTACCGCGGGTTCGACCAGGAGGAGGGCATCGAGGTGGCGTGGAACCGGGTGCGCCTGCGCGCGCTGGCGGAGCGTGACCCCTCCATGGTCGACCGCCTCCACGCCGAGGTGCGCCTCCTCCGCTCCCTCCACCACGACCACATCATCGGCTTCCACAAGGTCTGGCTCGACCGCGACGCCGGCGTGCTCAACTTCATCACCGAGGTCTGCAACTCGGGCAGCCTCCGCGAGTACCGCGACCGCCACAAGCACGTCTCCCTCAAGGCGCTCAAGAAGTGGGCGCGCCAGATCCTTGAGGGCCTCGACCACCTCCACACCCACGACCCCTGCATCATCCACCGCGACCTTAACTGCAGCAACGTCTTCATCAACGGCAACACCGGCCAG gtgaagatcggCGACCTCGGGCTGGCGGCGATCGTGGACAAGGACCACACGGCGCACACGATCCTGGGCACGCCCGAGTTCATGGCGCCGGAGCTCTACTCGGAGACGTACACGGAGTCGGTGGACATCTACTCGTACGGGATGTGCGTGCTGGAGATGGTGACGCGGGAGATGCCCTACGGCGAGTGCGAGAGCGTGGTGCAGATCTACCACAGCGTCACCAACGGCGTGCCCCCCGCCGCGCTCCGCCGCCTCAGGGACCCGGAGATGCGGGCCTTCATCCAGCGCTGCATCGGCAAGCCGCGCAACCGCCCCTCCGCCGCCGACCTCCTGCGGGACCCTTTCTTCCACGGCATCGACGACGACACCACCGGCACGCTCAGCTAG
- the LOC125541343 gene encoding cytochrome b561 and DOMON domain-containing protein At4g12980-like, protein MGCQASRRILLLLATIVVAASLPPPSAAQTASCADLAFSGGRLYAACSPLEELDASVHWTYHASNGTADVAFRVPGGSAGWAAWAINPSAVGMLGANTVFAYHNPATGVVAVATAVVDSYAPAFADGDLVFAVYRRGAEYTDGVYAIHATVALPGNSTRQNIVWQAGTSSPDGLPESHQAFGDNVMSSRSWDFRSAEAAVVVDDVPAAPRESVYRALLRPKNIHGVLNAVSWGVLLPLGVMLARYMRVFPSLDPAWFYLHVACQCSGYVVGSAGWVFGLTLGSPAKGALQHHGHRNIGTALFVLSTLQVSALLIRPKKTVKVRFYWNLYHWSVGYTVVVLGVVNVFKGIGILQPDQKYRHAYLGAVLVLAVVAFVLELVTLTVRFKKGRR, encoded by the exons ATGGGATGCCAGGCGAGTCGCCggatcctcctcctcctcgccaccATAGTCGTCGCCGCCTCACTGCCACCACCCAGCGCGGCGCAGACGGCCAGCTGCGCCGACCTCGCGTTCTCCGGCGGCCGCCTCTACGCGGCATGCAGCCCGCTGGAGGAGCTGGACGCCAGCGTCCACTGGACATACCACGCGTCCAACGGCACGGCGGACGTCGCGTTCCGCGTGCCGGGGGGCTCGGCGGGGTGGGCGGCGTGGGCCATCAACCCGTCCGCGGTCGGCATGCTCGGCGCCAACACGGTGTTCGCCTACCACAACCCGGCCACCGGGGTGGTGGCGGTCGCGACGGCGGTCGTCGACAGCTACGCCCCCGCGTTCGCGGACGGGGACCTCGTCTTCGCCGTGTACAGGCGCGGCGCGGAGTACACCGACGGCGTGTACGCCATCCACGCCACAGTCGCGCTGCCGGGGAACAGCACCAGGCAGAACATCGTCTGGCAGGCCGGCACGTCGTCCCCGGACGGCCTGCCGGAGAGCCACCAGGCGTTCGGGGACAACGTCATGTCGTCCCGCAGCTGGGACTTCAGGTCGGCCGAGGCGGCGGTCGTCGTCGATGACGTCCCCGCCGCGCCAAGGGAGAGCGTCTACCGCGCACTGCTACGCCCCAAGAAT ATCCATGGCGTGCTGAATGCTGTGAGCTGGGGCGTGCTGCTCCCTCTCGGCGTCATGCTGGCGAGGTACATGAGGGTGTTCCCATCGCTCGATCCGGCATGGTTCTACCTCCACGTCGCCTGCCAATGCAGCGGCTACGTGGTCGGGTCGGCCGGCTGGGTCTTCGGCCTCACGCTCGGCAGCCCGGCCAAAGGCGCCCTGCAGCACCATGGCCACCGCAACATCGGCACCGCGCTTTTCGTCCTATCAACGCTTCAG GTTTCTGCCTTGCTGATCCGCCCTAAGAAGACCGTCAAAGTTCGCTTCTACTGGAACCTGTACCACTGGTCCGTCGGCTACACGGTGGTCGTTCTGGGCGTCGTCAATGTCTTCAAGGGCATCGGCATCCTGCAACCTGATCAGAAGTACAGGCACGCCTACCTTGGTGCCGTTCTGGTGCTAGCTGTGGTGGCCTTCGTCTTGGAGCTTGTGACGCTGACGGTCAGGTTCAAGAAGGGCCGGCGGTAA